In Hermetia illucens chromosome 1, iHerIll2.2.curated.20191125, whole genome shotgun sequence, one genomic interval encodes:
- the LOC119646146 gene encoding nucleoporin Nup188 translates to MAATDDGVLSDWKKLWQLVSGIHYATPNETVKEKLMGVSKELQDGILQFKKCTTSSSDLEAFMKKKKQEKLFSFTNKLQQFLDIESEMCWELLCFYLVNEYRGSVHSLTNFISTESNMTKLLDDIWGYYSLERMIVLKVVKNLLEFYKVTGHPYNAQYKSVVESITLKKLRASYIEQLEYLIKENPPNKLAAGEFFNFQLKLMTWAERKARETIEILNILILIAQHGGIEPNEVKKLLECFKMHAFGREQRYFEASNDYHKELVTKITYCEVILFLKCIDQYGSPNPSWIQDVTKLLDKQIVQLHHNPEHGPLLLGWMLLNFHILSQDDDDALNKYRQFGSKAVQLGVFGYLFELLTHQMFKDESLVSRISRRTIYNFLSHLCDLFDGDGSVARHSNVYDLLCELISWTSIAADFHRTEDSGCRSLLNTAMERFPADFIPLSMIASGLSSVKISENKWVQTLLEELPICTEIYDSNKYSLKSSQDVDDEYVLQNDYVPFRRVDYKIPAGTTAILTDELHGTYIHFRHPLNYFDALHNEINVLFAEALQFSEFSGPRLARVNSGIKYLSLAIQKIKTPTDISAEMVHPTEMVIDLLDRLKILQNPPIELLANCLNVCAALLPLFDKEISMRVINLNILPCMKSDNLDYKKYAHGVGFDSSLVGFFLVNFEKNIEKYDFLSAYLNFLVNYTKLYKNNLFAVEIPGLIFLLREVFPHIHSWRFQESSSKNILYKQVLQYLFDILQMTKDQLDENEDRRLLRDICVYSMLNFENGIILLKFVAIGNPYLQSVMENETNWMSSPFCPNHLVQLSMTILMQLLRLKTTIFDGSTLSPLESLIYTQPKQRDTLRIIPVVTSYMSNIFNRSLPILSCRLLRRIAIEFKMSLLACLDMEPDQIRLTFLQKLPEELESDNLKIAVLEFVEACIERQPGLTEAFFKINYDKEKSFLIKEKKTPNIGDSILTYMKEFLEAILKNPKTVESPLLSRILALFHALWKNNMQTLVKELMEKPTFWKSLCNPLLSNINGYAKAYSQLLNILGIEIFCCSTTNKINPELKKVLEQFLDPNHFETWIKQIFELPKEQYDAHVEDETPDWLCKLQSFKDFVVILLRKKTIGVEFPTKSLKVLAYNCLNALVDRAGYTEDFRPFIVLSELFLVLSLNFKHKYTDSGKEDREVLDNIVELLSTISSNYENIHPRAKESCLSIAIKTVSFMPKEWANDSSLSLRFLQPIIDMVSLELDILENQLKRDTKTQLDDKRAEEVTVLSLSLLKNTSVIFSREGPANWDAPLKAAKIFPRLLACTSMVLQNSRKHKLSVELLDVLIVFAKSNCSDEFLYCDIGDYLWLKLLPPKELVQVSYVLQPAKENAWTCQNWWPIYSRGIDLVTTLFRKHHYRLLKEVLIFVGVHEEYLVDSILLAKQSLEPNAMILVKNAALLASELVAYEKEWRLEHSQSMFNLVRGIQTLMDHSISLLYRPKILRRLIDGQNQPDPAVESTNDPSDVVVEAMNDLIEIIIISSKCLLRISPQLLNLIAEPEFLPTKWFPLIEIQFGAPKLDAGSCPLLTFGTVLSAVSLFTKALNLQNYTFHEEALNSLEVEEKSNGSKGGSNTGAHKNGSGSPTSRQSFLKSVSVTSVTSLVSSGAAQTYEFLSLLDSALCLSSLEHVLTFLASQTLLALKNTDLSNREKQLIRREISTELMTYHEFVRKKVLNDYRGNPWQRKKHGIVLMMDVSTDSGILPTKPSTSSLKSADLKQSMRVNVVRRQHLQHIHQQQHKQQTPSETSGRKPSFEMSRVISPITSSTTQSKSNLDAAIESSTPSLDRNGKRISPAEKDFVKKICVEDEEEIFFEPEEPTYSPLSYVKLVEEDYLHFLSNLFMVICQSD, encoded by the exons ATGGCTGCAACGGACGATGGAGTTTT ATCTGACTGGAAAAAGCTGTGGCAACTGGTGTCAGGAATTCACTATGCCACCCCCAACGAAACGGTTAAAGAAAAGCTCATGGGAGTCTCTAAGGAACTCCAGGACGGAATCCTCCAATTCAAGAAATGCACGACATCAAGCAGTGACCTGGAAGCCttcatgaagaaaaagaagcaggAGAAGCTGTTCTCTTTCACAAACAAACTGCAACAGTTTTTG GACATCGAATCAGAAATGTGCTGGGAGTTGCTCTGCTTTTATCTCGTCAACGAGTACCGAGGATCAGTCCACTCTCTCACCAACTTCATATCAACGGAATCCAATATGACGAAACTTTTGGACGATATCTGGGGCTACTACTCCCTGGAGCGAATGATAGTTCTGAAAGTGGTTAAGAACCTTCTGGAGTTCTATAAAGTCACTGGCCACCCGTATAATGCTCAGTACAAATCTGTCGTGGAGAGCATCACGTTGAAGAAACTGCGGGCGTCCTATATTGAGCAACTGGAGTACCTCATCAAGGAGAACCCTCCCAACAAATTGGCTGCTGGAGAGTTTTTCAACTTCCAGCTGAAGTTGATGACTTGGGCGGAAAGAAAGGCGCGCGAAACAAtagaaatattgaatattttaatCCTTATTGCCCAGCACGGCGGGATTGAACCAAACGAAGTGAAAAAGCTGCTCGAGTGCTTCAAAATGCATGCATTCGGGAGGGAGCAAAGATACTTCGAAGCTTCGAATGATTATCACAAGGAGTTAGTGACGAAAATCACCTACTGCGAAGTGATACTGTTTCTCAAATGCATCGATCAATATGGCAG cccaaatccatcatggatacaaGACGTGACCAAACTTCTAGACAAACAAATTGTCCAGCTGCATCACAACCCAGAACACGGCCCTCTCCTGCTTGGATGGATGCTTctgaattttcatattttatctcAAGACGACGATGATGCCTTGAATAAATATCGTCAATTTGGTTCAAAAGCTGTACAACTCGGTGTTTTTGGTTATCTATTTGAGCTATTGACACATCAAATGTTTAAG GATGAGAGTTTGGTATCCAGAATATCGCGACGAACAATCTACAATTTCTTATCGCACTTATGTGATTTATTCGACGGCGATGGTTCAGTAGCACGACATAGTAATGTTTATGATCTTCTGTGTGAACTGATTTCTTGGACATCAATTGCGGCTGACTTCCATAGAACTGAGG ATTCCGGATGCCGTTCTCTACTCAACACTGCCATGGAAAGATTTCCAGCTGATTTTATTCCATTGTCAATGATTGCCTCTGGTTTATCTTCtgttaaaatttcagaaaacaaATGG GTACAAACCCTCCTCGAAGAGCTTCCAATTTGTACAGAAATTTATGATAGCAACAAATACAGCCTTAAATCATCTCAAGATGTCGACGATGAATATGTTCTACAAAACGACTATGTTCCATTTCGCCGTGTCGACTATAAAATTCCCGCTGGAACAACCGCCATCCTTACCGATGAATTACATGGAACATACATTCATTTTCGTCATCCATTGAATTATTTCGATGCTTTGCATAATGAGATAAATGTTCTGTTCGCGGAAGCTCTACAATTCAGTGAATTTAGTGGTCCAAGACTAGCGCGAGTGAATTCTGGAATCAAGTACTTGTCATTAGCAATTCAGAAAATCAAAACGCCAACTGATATATCAGCCGAGATGGTTCATCCCACAGAAATGGTCATAGATTTGTTGGATCGATTAAAAATCTTGCAAAATCCACCCATCGAATTGCTCGCCAATTGCCTAAATGTCTGTGCCGCTTTGCTTCCACTTTTTGACAAAGAAATTTCCATGCGAGTTATCAACTTGAATATTCTGCCGTGCATGAAAAGCGACAACCTAGATTATAAAAAATATGCCCACGGAGTTGGTTTCGATTCGAGCTTGGTAGGATTTTTCCTAGTCAACTTCGAGAAGAACATCGAAAAATATGACTTCTTGTCTGCCTACCTAAACTTCTTGGTTAATTACACAAAG ttgtacaaaaacaatcttttcgctGTGGAAATTCCAGGGCTAATATTTCTTCTACGGGAAGTTTTCCCCCATATTCACAGTTGGAGGTTTCAGGAAAGCAGCTCAAAAAATATCTTATACAAGCAGGTGTTGCAATACCTCTTCGATATTCTGCAAATGACAAAGGACCAACTGGATGAAAACGAAGATCGACGACTTTTACGCGACATTTGTGTCTACAGTATGCTCAATTTCGAGAACGGAATCATCCTATTAAA GTTTGTAGCAATCGGCAATCCATATCTTCAATCCGTTATGGAAAATGAAACGAATTGGATGTCATCACCATTTTGCCCTAATCATCTTGTTCAGCTGTCGATGACAATTCTGATGCAGCTATTACGATTGAAGACGACAATATTCGATGGTTCTACGCTTTCGCCTCTTGAGTCGCTAATCTACACACAGCCGAAGCAAAGAGATACGCTACGGATAATTCCTGTGGTCACCAGCTACATGAGCAATATTTTCAATCGTTCATTGCCTATTCTATCTTGTCGATTGTTAAGGCGGATCGCAATTGAGTTTAAAATGTCTCTGTTGGCGTGTCTTGATATGGAACCTGATCAGATCCGGTTAACATTTTTACAAAAGCTTCCAGAGGAATTGGAGAGCGATAACTTGAAAATTGCGGTACTGGAATTTGTTGAAGCTTGCATTGAACGGCAACCTGGCCTTACAGAAGCATTTTTCAAGATTAATTACGACAAGGAGAAAAGTTTCCTCATTAAGGAGAAGAAAACTCCTAATATTGGGGACAGTATTTTAACTTACATGAAGGAATTTCTGGAAGCAATCTTAAAG aaCCCAAAAACCGTCGAAAGTCCTCTACTAAGCCGAATTTTAGCTTTATTTCATGCTCTTTGGAAGAACAACATGCAGACACTAGTCAAAGAGTTGATGGAAAAGCCGACATTCTGGAAATCGCTGTGCAACCCATTATTAAGCAACATCAATGGATACGCCAAAGCCTACAGCcaacttttaaatattttaggaATTGAAATATTCTGTTGCAGCACAACAAATAAGATCAATCCAGAGTTAAAAAAGGTTCTCGAACAATTTCTGGATCCGAACCACTTCGAAACTTGGATAAAGCAAATTTTTGAATTACCTAAAGAACAGTATGATGCTCACGTAGAAGATGAAACACCCGATTGGCTTTGTAAACTGCAATCATTCAAGGACTTCGTCGTTATTTTATTAAGGAAGAAAACTATTGGTGTAGAATTTCCAACAAAATCTCTCAAAGTACTTGCTTATAACTGCTTGAATGCCTTAGTTGATCGAGCAGGATACACAGAAGACTTCCGGCCGTTTATCGTCTTATCCGAACTGTTTCTTGTGCTCAGTCTCAATTTCAAGCATAAATATACAGACAGTGGGAAAGAAGATCGTGAAGTACTAGACAATATTGTAGAGCTTTTATCGACGATATCATCAAACTATGAAAATATCCACCCACGAGCCAAGGAATCCTGTCTTTCGATCGCCATTAAAACTGTCAGTTTCATGCCTAAAGAATGGGCTAACGATTCATCGCTATCACTTCGATTTTTGCAACCAATTATTGACATGGTATCTCTTGAGCTTGATATTTTAGAGAACCAGCTGAAAAGAGATACCAAAACTCAACTAGATGATAAACGAGCGGAAGAAGTAACTGTCTTAAGTTTGAGCCTTTTGAAAAACACAtcggtgattttttccagagaaggtcccgccaattggGATGCTCCATTGAAAGCGGCCAAAATATTCCCACGACTCCTAGCTTGCACAAGTATGGTCTTACAGAACTCTAGAAAACACAAGTTGTCGGTAGAATTACTAGATGTCTTAATAGTATTTGCCAAAAGCAATTGCTCGGATGAATTTCTCTACTGTGACATAGGCGACTATTTGTGGTTAAAATTATTACCTCCGAAAGAATTAGTTCAAGTGTCATATGTTCTCCAACCAGCAAAAGAAAATGCATGGACATGCCAGAACTGGTGGCCTATATATTCGCGAGGAATTGATCTAGTAACGACACTGTTTCGAAAACATCACTATCGCCTTTTGAAAGAAGTTTTAATTTTCGTCGGGGTTCACGAAGAGTATCTTGTCGATTCAATATTGCTTGCCAAACAGTCGCTAGAACCAAATGCTATGATTTTAGTTAAGAATGCTGCTCTTTTGGCATCAGAACTTGTCGCTTATGAGAAAGAATGGCGACTGGAACATTCGCAAAGCATGTTTAACTTAGTG AGAGGTATTCAAACCCTAATGGATCATTCGATTTCATTATTATACCGTCCAAAAATTTTAAGGAGATTAATAGATGGCCAAAATCAACCTGACCCTGCGGTAGAGTCTACAAACGATCCAAGTGATGTCGTCGTTGAAGCTATGAATGA CCTCatagaaatcatcatcatcagttcAAAATGCTTGCTGCGCATCAGTCCACAACTGTTGAACTTAATTGCAGAACCAGAATTCCTACCAACGAAATGGTTCCCtttgattgaaattcaatttggtGCACCCAAACTTGATGCTGGATCGTGTCCCTTATTAACTTTTGGAACAGTATTAAGTGCAGTTAGTCTATTCACTAAAGCACTGAATTTG CAAAACTACACTTTCCATGAAGAAGCGCTAAACTCATTAGAGGTTGAGGAGAAGTCGAATGGTAGTAAAGGTGGATCTAATACGGGCGCCCACAAAAATGGTTCAGGTTCCCCAACATCCAGGCAGTCATTCCTGAAATCTGTATCCGTTACATCTGTTACAAGCTTGGTCTCCTCGGGCGCTGCTCAGACCTATGAATTTCTTTCCCTTCTTGATAGCGCGCTTTGTCTTTCTTCATTGGAACATGTTTTAACTTTTCTGGCCTCACAAACCTTACTTGCTTTAAAGAATACAGATCTCTCTAATCGTGAGAAACAGTTAATTCGTCGTGAAATCAGTACGGAATTGATGACGTATCATGAATTTGTGCGAAAGAAAGTCTTAAATGACTATCGGGGTAACCCTTGGCAACGCAAAAAACATGGAATCGTACTGATGATGGACGTATCAACGGACAGCGGAATTCTTCCAACAAAGCCTTCCACATCTTCTCTAAAATCGGCGGATCTTAAACAGTCGATGCGCGTGAACGTAGTACGTCGTCAACACCTTCAACACATCCACCAGCAGCAGCATAAACAACAAACTCCCAGTGAAACATCCGGTCGAAAACCATCGTTTGAAATGTCCCGAGTGATAAGTCCAATAACATCCTCCACTACTCAATCTAAGTCTAATTTGGATGCCGCCATTGAATCATCAACACCAAGCTTAGATCGTAATGGGAAACGCATTTCACCGGCTGAGAAAGATTTTGTGAAGAAAATCTGTGTTGAGGATGAGGAAGAAATTTTCTTCGAACCTGAAGAGCCCACATATAGCCCGTTGTCATATGTGAAATTGGTGGAAGAAGATTACTTAcattttctatcaaatttattCATGGTCATTTGCCAAAGTGATTGA